The following proteins are encoded in a genomic region of Phycisphaera sp.:
- a CDS encoding sigma-70 family RNA polymerase sigma factor — protein MDRQSEQDLIHAALAGDRTAAAGLIKAHQASLYAFMLRRCGRPEMAEDVVQEAFVRALTNLHRFDTRFRFSTWLFTIAKRLHCNMVQKHSPTYDSDLVSFSAGDVSGPQHDIDLGEERSQSRSDLDEALSRLPEVQRDVVVLFHQCDWPIARIAEHYLMPAGTVKSHLHRGRRKLRVALEAIRAEHAALRSAHSHSQSEQRVDRGVADET, from the coding sequence ATGGACCGCCAGAGCGAACAAGACCTGATCCACGCCGCCCTCGCCGGCGACCGCACTGCCGCGGCCGGGCTGATCAAGGCTCACCAGGCGTCGCTGTACGCCTTCATGCTCCGCCGCTGCGGCCGGCCCGAGATGGCCGAGGACGTGGTGCAAGAGGCATTCGTCCGGGCGTTGACCAACCTGCACCGTTTTGATACCCGCTTCCGCTTCTCAACATGGCTGTTCACGATCGCCAAGCGGCTGCACTGCAACATGGTGCAGAAGCATTCGCCAACGTACGACAGCGATCTGGTCTCGTTTTCTGCGGGCGACGTGAGCGGCCCGCAGCACGATATCGATCTCGGCGAGGAACGTTCGCAATCGCGCAGCGACCTTGACGAGGCGCTCAGCCGCCTTCCCGAGGTGCAGCGCGACGTGGTCGTGCTGTTCCATCAATGCGACTGGCCGATCGCCCGTATCGCCGAGCACTATCTCATGCCCGCGGGCACTGTCAAGAGCCACCTGCATCGTGGCCGCCGAAAACTTCGCGTCGCGCTCGAGGCCATTCGTGCCGAACACGCGGCGTTGCGTTCTGCCCATTCTCATTCTCAGTCAGAGCAACGGGTCGATCGTGGGGTAGCCGATGAAACGTGA
- the ubiE gene encoding bifunctional demethylmenaquinone methyltransferase/2-methoxy-6-polyprenyl-1,4-benzoquinol methylase UbiE: MSQSSPPEPPLKEVSPPAWDGRSLADPHHQSDKADRVRQMFTSIAGSYDLNNRVHSFMLDQRWRKAAVKKAAVNTGDVVVDVACGTGDLAEAFAATPAAAVIGVDFTHAMLERARYRQNDLNNHQSSKLFYIEGDAMALPLANACCDVVSIAFGLRNVQRPEAAIGEFARVLRPGGRLVILEFDRPRLAPVRWGHDFYTKVVMPRTATWISGDRSGAYQYLPRSVETFLTRDRVVGLMGAAGLEEVGAKSLSGGICACYFGRKR; this comes from the coding sequence ATGAGCCAGAGTTCCCCCCCCGAGCCGCCCCTGAAGGAAGTTTCACCGCCCGCGTGGGACGGCCGGTCGCTCGCGGATCCGCACCACCAGTCCGATAAAGCCGATCGAGTCCGCCAGATGTTCACCTCGATCGCCGGCTCGTACGACCTCAACAACCGCGTCCACTCCTTCATGCTCGACCAACGCTGGCGCAAGGCGGCCGTGAAGAAGGCAGCTGTGAACACCGGCGATGTGGTGGTCGACGTGGCCTGCGGCACCGGAGACTTGGCCGAGGCGTTCGCGGCAACGCCCGCAGCGGCGGTGATCGGCGTGGATTTCACCCACGCCATGCTCGAGCGGGCTCGATATAGACAAAATGACTTAAATAACCATCAATCTAGCAAACTCTTCTATATCGAGGGCGACGCCATGGCCCTCCCGCTGGCCAACGCCTGCTGCGACGTGGTGTCCATCGCCTTCGGGTTGCGCAACGTCCAGCGGCCCGAGGCGGCCATCGGCGAGTTCGCACGCGTGCTGCGACCCGGCGGGCGGCTGGTGATCCTGGAATTCGACCGCCCCCGCCTGGCACCCGTCCGCTGGGGGCACGACTTCTATACCAAGGTTGTCATGCCCCGCACAGCCACCTGGATCAGCGGCGATCGATCCGGGGCGTACCAGTACCTGCCACGATCGGTCGAGACCTTCCTGACACGCGATCGCGTGGTGGGCCTCATGGGGGCCGCCGGGCTTGAAGAAGTTGGTGCGAAGTCGCTCAGTGGCGGTATCTGCGCGTGTTATTTCGGACGTAAGCGGTAA
- a CDS encoding B12-binding domain-containing protein — MCTDALRERFFDVLVTGDRVEARQVVLRALEAGDTAVDLITEMYWPTYERIEKLFRNDQLTKLSHHYATRLLRVLADQTAGLIVPTTNNGRTIVVVCGPRDSDDLAGQLAVDMLSSQGFTVHFGGGGIPNDELLAEIKARRPSALVLFASGANDLPHIRDLIDTIHEDYPERDMQVAVGGGVFNRANGLAEEIGADLWGEDPLDVVQSLIEDAHIRTEARPRRRRRKSAA, encoded by the coding sequence ATGTGCACGGACGCGCTCCGGGAACGGTTCTTCGACGTCTTGGTGACTGGTGATCGGGTCGAGGCTCGGCAGGTGGTGCTGCGGGCCCTGGAGGCCGGCGATACGGCCGTCGACCTGATCACCGAGATGTACTGGCCTACGTATGAAAGGATCGAGAAGCTCTTCCGCAACGATCAGCTCACCAAGCTGAGCCACCACTACGCCACACGCCTGCTCCGCGTGCTGGCCGATCAGACTGCCGGGCTGATCGTCCCGACCACCAACAACGGGCGCACTATCGTGGTCGTGTGTGGCCCGAGGGACTCCGATGATCTCGCCGGCCAACTCGCCGTCGACATGCTCTCCAGCCAGGGCTTCACGGTCCACTTTGGCGGCGGGGGCATCCCCAACGACGAGCTGCTGGCCGAGATCAAGGCCCGGCGGCCTTCTGCCCTCGTGCTGTTCGCCTCGGGTGCCAACGACCTGCCGCACATCCGCGACCTGATCGACACCATCCACGAGGATTACCCCGAACGGGACATGCAGGTGGCCGTGGGCGGCGGCGTGTTTAACCGGGCGAACGGGCTGGCCGAGGAGATCGGTGCCGACCTGTGGGGCGAGGACCCGCTGGACGTGGTCCAATCGCTGATCGAAGACGCCCACATCCGGACCGAGGCCCGGCCTCGCCGCCGGCGTCGCAAGAGCGCGGCTTGA
- a CDS encoding M48 family metallopeptidase, whose amino-acid sequence MSGTKKVLATMALVTAAVFTGCATDPTTGDRFFSIYTWDQETALGLEAASSFTDEFGGDLPNESVRAYVTEVGSSMIPHVEEGVPDDLPWEFTILNSDVVNAFALPGGQVFITRGLASQLDNEAQLAGVLGHEIGHVTARHGNQQMSKSVALQGGLAASALVIGAADEDSVLRQYGTYGLPVAQVGGQLVLLSYGRDAEYQSDELGMRYMSLAGYKPSGQRGVMQKLAQLSSGGQRPPAWLATHPYPEARIDRINELLRTTFAQAEASGANEKFPDRYRQRMLQPLASMPAAPPPPTGDGTAMLPDAAIWCALCGDDADDQTLAARWSRRVNAHE is encoded by the coding sequence ATGTCCGGCACGAAGAAGGTACTGGCCACCATGGCACTGGTGACCGCCGCAGTTTTCACCGGCTGCGCCACCGACCCCACGACCGGGGACAGGTTCTTCAGCATCTACACCTGGGACCAGGAGACCGCGCTCGGGCTCGAGGCGGCGTCGTCGTTTACCGACGAGTTCGGCGGCGATCTGCCCAACGAGAGCGTGCGGGCCTACGTCACGGAGGTGGGCTCATCGATGATCCCCCACGTCGAGGAGGGCGTGCCCGACGATCTGCCGTGGGAGTTCACGATCCTCAACTCAGACGTCGTCAACGCCTTCGCGCTGCCCGGCGGGCAGGTGTTCATCACGCGCGGGCTGGCGTCGCAGCTCGACAACGAGGCCCAACTCGCGGGTGTTCTCGGCCACGAGATCGGCCACGTTACCGCGCGGCACGGCAACCAGCAGATGAGCAAGTCGGTTGCGCTCCAGGGCGGGCTTGCCGCGAGCGCGCTCGTGATTGGCGCTGCCGATGAGGACAGTGTGCTGCGGCAGTACGGTACGTATGGCTTGCCCGTCGCGCAAGTTGGCGGGCAACTCGTGCTGCTCAGCTACGGGCGCGATGCCGAGTACCAGTCCGACGAGCTTGGCATGCGGTACATGTCGCTGGCCGGCTACAAGCCGAGTGGCCAGCGCGGCGTGATGCAGAAGCTCGCCCAGCTCAGCTCGGGCGGCCAGCGTCCGCCGGCCTGGCTCGCGACGCACCCCTACCCCGAGGCCCGCATCGACCGCATCAACGAGCTGCTGCGCACGACCTTCGCGCAAGCCGAGGCGAGCGGTGCGAACGAGAAGTTCCCCGATCGCTACCGCCAGCGCATGCTCCAGCCGCTGGCGAGCATGCCCGCCGCGCCGCCACCGCCGACCGGTGATGGAACGGCGATGCTGCCCGACGCGGCGATCTGGTGCGCGTTGTGTGGCGATGATGCGGACGACCAGACGCTCGCGGCGCGCTGGTCACGGCGTGTGAACGCGCACGAGTAA
- a CDS encoding membrane dipeptidase, protein MTHAASTPIFDGHLDLAYFAEIGRDMHAELDQCRGTLLPAAVTLPSLKSGNVRGCLGTIFTEMSEQDSPTGLQLGGFGHTYPPGDAEAAHRAGLRQLKLYHAWRDAGVIDLLPNVGSAPLALGILMEGADPITNANEVSWWAEQGVIAIGLAWALGSRYAGGNAQKSGLTAEGKDVVRAIDAAGLFHDLSHLSDNAMDELLSMSDGRVVASHSNSRALLGGKNQRHLRDETIAEIARRDGVIGVNLYAPFLDPNFDKTRKRPPLRTTLDHTLHIAEIAGKDTVCLGTDMDGGFAATDLPEGVNEPSDLHKLLDMLRGEGWSEAEVAGFAGGNWARVLGMDWE, encoded by the coding sequence GTGACGCACGCGGCGTCGACGCCGATCTTCGACGGACATCTCGACCTTGCGTACTTCGCCGAGATCGGCCGCGACATGCACGCCGAACTCGACCAGTGCCGCGGCACGCTGCTGCCCGCGGCGGTCACGCTGCCGTCGCTGAAGAGCGGCAACGTGCGCGGCTGCCTGGGCACGATCTTTACCGAGATGAGCGAGCAAGACTCGCCGACGGGCTTACAGCTCGGCGGGTTCGGCCACACCTATCCGCCGGGCGACGCCGAGGCGGCGCATCGCGCCGGGCTGCGACAACTCAAGCTCTACCACGCCTGGCGCGACGCCGGCGTCATCGACCTCTTGCCGAATGTTGGCAGCGCGCCGCTCGCGCTCGGCATCCTGATGGAGGGCGCCGACCCCATCACCAACGCGAACGAGGTCTCGTGGTGGGCCGAGCAGGGCGTGATCGCCATCGGCCTGGCGTGGGCGCTGGGCTCGCGCTACGCGGGCGGCAACGCGCAGAAGTCGGGCCTGACCGCTGAGGGCAAGGACGTCGTGCGCGCCATCGACGCCGCGGGCCTCTTCCACGACCTCTCGCACCTGAGCGACAATGCGATGGACGAATTGCTGTCGATGTCCGACGGCAGAGTGGTCGCCAGCCACAGCAACTCCCGGGCCTTACTGGGCGGGAAGAACCAACGCCACCTACGCGACGAGACCATCGCCGAGATCGCGCGCCGCGATGGCGTCATCGGCGTGAACCTCTACGCGCCGTTCCTCGATCCCAACTTCGACAAGACCAGGAAGCGCCCGCCGCTACGCACCACGCTCGACCACACGCTGCACATCGCCGAGATCGCCGGTAAGGACACCGTGTGCCTGGGCACCGACATGGACGGCGGCTTCGCGGCCACCGACCTGCCCGAGGGCGTCAACGAGCCGAGCGACCTGCACAAACTGCTGGACATGCTGCGCGGTGAGGGGTGGAGCGAAGCCGAGGTTGCGGGGTTCGCGGGGGGGAACTGGGCGCGGGTGCTGGGGATGGACTGGGAATAA